A DNA window from Coffea arabica cultivar ET-39 chromosome 6c, Coffea Arabica ET-39 HiFi, whole genome shotgun sequence contains the following coding sequences:
- the LOC140008739 gene encoding uncharacterized protein: MEVQDFERDPSRSASHARTPSQRHRRLCSDGDKPGDLVSRDQLKQFHRLLLQRKVVEPGEGQVFDQDGLEKVKQQEVAANDQPAATRKGGRSAKAILNQSVVWNIRGASRRDSLRYLHKICKTNKIRLLVLLEPLSDTPQLEVVRRLLGFDSALGALNNKVWVYWYNDMALNFKELAEQLLHMHVTFSSGCSIQFSAVYARCTRMGRRDLLSAMGALAGEIVGPWLLAGDFHVISSMEERIGGSPANERNMDEFNDSIGNCGLTEVPFDGTVFTWTNGRVWQRLDRALMNQDWAVGYEFSHVSHLCRGRSDHAPLLISCQNGSPNKRPFKFLNVWRRHSGFMEVVQQGWVMPVRGDGMTKFNQKLRAVKGCLGGWNVQVFGNIFNRVREAEVVLKQREEQYDIERDSGSRSALEEAKAVYARSLAWECEYWRQKAGIRWLQVGDANSAFFHSRCRQRRNFNFMARIKDQSGTWVEHIQDIKHSAVDFFASLLASEQHGWQAPGFPFTLPHLATADNAMLSAPPDMEELKGVVFALQADSAPGPDGFGAGFYQACWDIIKSDLLEAVQAFFQGMRLPRSFTSTSILLLPKVAGATQWKDFRPISLCNVCSKIISKIVSDRLGRVLPALVDPWQTGFVPGRGITDNILLTQELVADLDRRLKHPNLMLKLDMEKAYDRVEWPFLLFMLRKFGFEEKVVDIIFRLVSNNWFSVLVNGEAAGFFKSSKGLRQGDPVSPALFVLIAEFLGRDHLLVSQPGRLFVSSGTPVPYLAFADDMLIFTRCLEECLTAIKGFLTAYQEASGQRVNCSQVHQRESPIGGNAGYSYVAPSSIGPVVEPNIRWCLGEGLVDFWKDRWVFHEPLQQVVVSLERPHFLVSEFITLEGWDERRLARWVPEFVVRAIIDIPFDLSQKDRMVWLPSPSGCFSVKSAWEVLRQRRHHSLVDSLLWPSVLPAKMSFLAWRLVRNALPLDVALRSRGLALPSRCGCCYLDEEALLHVFLTGPVASEVWRRVSGRFGFQLQNCWSMASVFVAWYFTSPSSSKNHIRAFMPVVVCWFLWLARNHERYHGVRWGSNKIIHEVEVFLEQLGRANRLHRSHFTGDADCELLRIIQAPPRRRTLRAIAWVKPPPGVLKFNSDASVNQGRASGGGLLRDSQGKVIFAFYKEFGEQDVLSAESLALFFGLHLCSQRGLRPALVEVDSKALVQLVVSGAIAKWPLCNTLRKIRGLLEGFSASVSHIFREANSSADRLAAVGAGGVCIYEHIHQVPAIVRASIVLDSRGVPGVRWFDEEG; the protein is encoded by the exons ATGGAGGTGCAGGATTTTGAGCGTGACCCGTCCAGGTCGGCGAGTCATGCGCGGACACCCAGCCAGAGGCATAGGCGTCTTTGCTCGGACGGGGATAAACCGGGGGATCTGGTGTCGAGGGACCAGCTAAAACAGTTCCACAGGCTGTTGCTTCAACGCAAGGTCGTTGAGCCAGGAGAGGGCCAGGTTTTTGATCAGGATGGGTTGGAGAAGGTGAAGCAGCAGGAGGTCGCGGCGAATGACCAGCCAGCAGCTACGAGGAAGGGGGGCCGGTCTGCTAAGGCAATTCTTAATCAG TCTGTGGTTTGGAATATCCGTGGGGCTTCCCGCAGGGATTCGCTTAGATATTTACATAAGATTtgcaaaactaataaaataaggtTGCTGGTGTTGCTGGAACCTTTGTCGGATACTCCTCAACTTGAGGTGGTCCGACGGTTACTTGGGTTTGATAGTGCTCTGGGAGCATTGAATAATAAGGTGTGGGTTTATTGGTACAATGACATGGCGTTGAATTTCAAGGAACTGGCAGAGCAACTCCTTCACATGCACGTCACCTTCTCCTCGGGGTGCTCTATTCAATTCTCGGCAGTATATGCTCGGTGCACTAGGATGGGGCGACGAGATCTGTTGTCAGCAATGGGTGCTTTGGCAGGTGAAATTGTTGGGCCCTGGTTACTAGCAGGAGATTTTCACGTCATCTCCAGTATGGAGGAGCGCATCGGAGGTTCCCCGGCCAATGAAAGAAACATGGACgaatttaatgattcaattgGCAATTGTGGTTTGACGGAGGTGCCTTTCGATGGTACTGTATTCACATGGACGAATGGTAGGGTGTGGCAGCGCTTGGATAGGGCCTTAATGAATCAGGATTGGGCTGTTGGGTATGAGTTCTCTCATGTCTCACATTTGTGCAGAGGTCGTTCGGATCATGCTCCACTGTTGATTAGCTGCCAGAATGGGAGTCCTAACAAACGtccatttaaatttctgaatGTCTGGCGGAGGCACTCAGGTTTCATGGAAGTGGTACAGCAGGGTTGGGTGATGCCGGTGAGGGGTGACGGTATGACGAAATTTAATCAAAAACTGCGGGCAGTTAAGGGTTGCCTGGGTGGATGGAATGTCCAGGTTTTTGGCAATATTTTTAACAGGGTCAGAGAGGCAGAGGTTGTTCTGAAACAACGGGAGGAGCAATATGACATTGAGAGGGACTCGGGTTCCAGATCAGCGCTGGAGGAGGCCAAGGCGGTTTATGCGAGGAGCCTGGCATGGGAATGTGAGTATTGGAGACAGAAGGCTGGCATCCGATGGTTGCAGGTGGGGGATGCTAATTCGGCATTTTTTCATTCTCGATGCCGTCAGCGTCGCAACTTTAATTTTATGGCTCGCATTAAAGATCAGTCGGGAACATGGGTGGAGCATATCCAAGACATCAAGCATTCAGCCGTGGACTTCTTTGCTTCTTTGTTAGCCTCTGAGCAACATGGATGGCAAGCTCCGGGGTTTCCTTTTACGCTCCCACATTTGGCTACTGCGGACAATGCCATGTTAAGTGCGCCACCTGACATGGAAGAATTGAAGGGGGTGGTTTTTGCGTTACAGGCAGATAGTGCTCCGGGACCTGATGGGTTTGGGGCTGGCTTTTACCAGGCTTGTTGGGATATTATCAAGTCTGATTTGTTGGAGGCGGTTCAGGCGTTCTTCCAGGGTATGCGTTTACCTAGGAGTTTTACTAGCACTTCTATTCTTCTCCTTCCTAAGGTTGCGGGCGCCACGCAATGGAAGGACTTCAGACCAATCAGTTTGTGCAACGTCTGCTCAAAGATTATTTCTAAGATCGTTTCAGATCGGTTGGGTAGGGTTCTTCCTGCTTTAGTGGACCCCTGGCAGACTGGCTTTGTACCAGGCCGTGGAATCACGGACAACATTCTTCTCACGCAAGAGTTGGTGGCAGATTTAGATCGGCGATTGAAGCACCCGAATCTCATGCTGAAATTGGATATGGAAAAGGCGTATGACAGGGTCGAGtggccttttcttttgtttatgctgCGAAAGTTTGGTTTTGAGGAAAAGGTGGTAGACATCATTTTTCGTCTGGTGTCTAATAATTGGTTTTCAGTATTGGTCAATGGGGAGGCTGCGGGATTTTTTAAGTCCTCAAAGGGGCTTCGGCAGGGGGACCCGGTGTCTCCTGCCCTTTTTGTATTAATTGCCGAGTTTTTAGGTCGAGATCATCTTCTGGTTAGTCAACCGGGCAGGTTGTTTGTTTCGTCAGGGACTCCGGTGCCCTACCTCGCTTTTGCTGATGACATGCTAATTTTTACAAGATGCTTGGAGGAGTGCCTGACTGCAATCAAGGGGTTTCTTACGGCGTACCAGGAGGCCTCTGGTCAAAGGGTAAATTGCA GCCAAGTACATCAAAGGGAGTCACCCATCGGCGGCAATGCGGGCTACAGCTACGTGGCGCCGTCTTCGATCGGTCCTGTGGTTGAGCCGAACATTAGGTGGTGTTTAGGGGAAGGTCTAGTGGATTTTTGGAAGGACAGGTGGGTTTTTCATGAGCCCTTACAGCAGGTTGTGGTTAGTTTGGAGAGGCCTCATTTTCTTGTCTCGGAGTTTATTACTTTGGAGGGATGGGATGAACGGCGTCTTGCCCGGTGGGTTCCGGAGTTTGTTGTTCGTGCGATTATAGACATACCCTTTGACTTATCTCAGAAAGATAGAATGGTTTGGTTGCCTTCACCGTCGGGGTGTTTCTCGGTCAAGTCGGCATGGGAGGTGCTTCGGCAAAGGCGGCATCATTCCTTGGTTGATTCATTATTATGGCCTTCGGTCCTGCCAGCAAAAATGTCCTTTTTGGCTTGGCGATTGGTGCGTAATGCCCTTCCTCTGGATGTTGCGTTGCGGTCGCGGGGGCTGGCCTTGCCCTCTAGATGTGGGTGTTGCTATCTGGATGAGGAGGCTCTGTTGCATGTTTTTCTAACGGGTCCGGTGGCATCGGAAGTGTGGCGGAGGGTGTCTGGCCGTTTTGGTTTTCAGCTGCAGAATTGCTGGAGTATGGCGTCGGTTTTTGTAGCTTGGTATTTCACTTCTCCGTCATCTTCAAAAAATCATATTCGGGCGTTTATGCCAGTTGTTGTGTGCTGGTTTCTTTGGTTAGCAAGGAATCATGAGCGCTACCATGGCGTGCGATGGGGCAGCAATAAGATCATCCACGAGGTGGAGGTTTTCTTGGAACAGCTTGGGAGGGCGAATAGGCTTCATCGGTCGCATTTCACGGGAGATGCTGATTGTGAGTTGCTTCGCATTATTCAAGCCCCTCCTCGGAGGAGGACCCTTCGTGCGATCGCCTGGGTGAAACCGCCTCCTGGGGTGCTTAAATTCAACTCGGACGCTAGTGTGAATCAGGGTAGGGCCTCAGGTGGGGGTTTGCTGCGGGATAGTCAAGGGAAAGTGATTTTTGCCTTTTATAAGGAATTCGGAGAGCAGGATGTGTTGTCAGCAGAAAGCTTGGCGTTGTTTTTTGGCCTCCACTTGTGTTCACAGAGGGGTTTGCGTCCCGCGTTGGTTGAAGTCGATTCCAAGGCTTTGGTGCAATTGGTAGTCTCGGGGGCAATTGCTAAGTGGCCATTATGTAATACCTTGCGAAAAATTAGGGGTCTCCTTGAGGGTTTCTCGGCCTCCGTTTCACATATTTTCCGTGAGGCTAACTCCTCGGCGGATAGATTAGCAGCTGTTGGGGCAGGTGGCGTTTGCATTTATGAGCATATTCACCAAGTGCCGGCAATTGTTCGGGCCTCTATCGTGCTGGACTCACGTGGGGTGCCAGGTGTTCGCTGGTTTGATGAGGAGGGTTAG